A genomic segment from Thermostichus lividus PCC 6715 encodes:
- a CDS encoding ribose-phosphate pyrophosphokinase: protein MIRTVPLPVTTPSYIADHSRLKLFAGSANIPLAQEIARYLGIDLGPMVRKRFADGELYVQIQESIRGCDVYLIQPCCHPVNDHLMELLIMVDACRRASARQVTAVIPYYGYARADRKTAGRESITAKLVANLITQAGASRVLAMDLHSAQIQGYFDIPVDHVYGSPVILDYLRSKNLEDIVVVSPDVGGVARARAFANKLDDAPLAIIDKRRQSHNVAEVMNVVGDVKGKTAILVDDMIDTAGTILEGARLLRREGAKEVYACATHAVFSPPAIERLQGGDFEEVIVTNTIPVPETQRFEQLTVLSVASILGETIWRVHEDSSVSSMFR, encoded by the coding sequence GTGATTCGCACTGTTCCACTGCCCGTTACAACTCCCTCTTACATTGCCGACCACAGTCGCCTAAAGCTTTTCGCTGGTTCTGCCAACATTCCCCTCGCTCAAGAAATTGCCCGCTACCTTGGCATTGACTTAGGCCCAATGGTACGGAAGCGATTTGCGGATGGCGAGCTGTATGTGCAGATTCAGGAATCCATTCGCGGCTGTGATGTGTACCTCATTCAGCCCTGCTGCCATCCGGTGAACGACCATCTCATGGAACTATTGATCATGGTGGATGCCTGCCGCCGTGCGTCGGCACGACAAGTCACCGCGGTCATTCCTTACTATGGCTATGCCCGAGCCGATCGCAAAACCGCTGGGCGTGAGTCCATTACGGCCAAGTTGGTGGCCAACCTGATTACCCAAGCAGGGGCAAGTCGCGTTTTAGCAATGGATCTGCACTCGGCACAAATTCAAGGCTATTTTGATATTCCGGTGGATCATGTATATGGCTCGCCAGTGATCTTAGATTACCTGCGCAGTAAAAACCTCGAAGACATTGTGGTGGTCTCACCGGATGTGGGCGGGGTGGCTCGTGCCCGTGCCTTTGCTAACAAGCTGGACGATGCCCCCCTAGCCATTATTGACAAGCGTCGCCAATCCCATAATGTGGCCGAAGTGATGAATGTGGTTGGGGATGTTAAGGGGAAAACCGCAATACTGGTAGATGACATGATTGATACGGCGGGCACCATTTTGGAAGGGGCACGGCTACTGCGACGGGAGGGAGCAAAGGAGGTGTATGCCTGTGCGACCCACGCAGTATTTTCGCCACCAGCCATTGAACGATTGCAGGGGGGCGATTTTGAGGAAGTCATTGTCACCAATACAATTCCGGTACCAGAAACTCAGCGGTTTGAGCAATTAACGGTGCTGTCGGTGGCCAGTATTCTTGGGGAAACGATTTGGCGTGTCCATGAAGATAGCTCTGTCAGCAGCATGTTCCGCTAG